One window from the genome of Montipora foliosa isolate CH-2021 chromosome 5, ASM3666993v2, whole genome shotgun sequence encodes:
- the LOC138002095 gene encoding uncharacterized protein — protein MARQSKMDTELSKYYINIQNSHINTLVVGDGNIVNNVCHSSLNAEISTPPKTARRMTAIQDGGEFRKRRGTKQKQSKIRFPQRKFRPEAKAVVKLEREEDVDVPIIPQVFPNISEHGDRENARSLNKFFVVLNKLHPARDSGNWRHFYKVAESLLTANDGDPLIKILITLEKSVVQSYQNNIEEAEGMVLEELQILEESKVKATDVTGYHFLVAMAHCHLTGFYRRLNKHGKAEKTIGIGDQNSNTPYLKALMYYEMASNWTKYISSIPNGPARDELVARAKDLMKHCITLCTELDNDASVYIRKHHFGLIKLALMSLNCRTRVAREQIPTQRCIDDAKNCLKTVEERYEADIREAPGQRIQLFVAKSDLAFRQKNYQVAQQYCVNALAVAEESGFLQEIKGIKDRLEDISTLMGKERRRDPLEIHSSEERHADSLSSSTSSSKKNSPCSSGCEMEVD, from the coding sequence ATGGCACGTCAAAGCAAAATGGACACCGAGTTATCCAAATACTATATCAATATACAAAACTCCCACATCAATACACTGGTTGTTGGAGATGGAAACATCGTAAATAATGTTTGTCACTCGTCGCTGAACGCTGAAATTTCAACCCCTCCAAAAACCGCTCGAAGAATGACTgcaatccaagatggcggagaaTTCCGAAAACGACGcggtacaaaacaaaaacagtcgAAAATTAGATTTCCGCAACGCAAATTCAGACCAGAAGCCAAAGCAGTCGTGAAATTAGAAAGGGAAGAAGATGTCGATGTGCCCATCATTCCACAGGTCTTTCCAAACATTTCAGAGCATGGCGATCGAGAGAATGCAAGATCTTTGAACAAGTTCTTTGTTGTTTTAAACAAGTTGCACCCTGCTCGAGACAGCGGGAACtggcgacacttttacaaagtTGCAGAAAGTCTTCTAACGGCAAACGACGGCGACCCACTTATAAAGATCTTAATTACCCTGGAAAAGAGTGTGGTACAAAGCtatcaaaacaacattgaggAGGCCGAAGGAATGGTTCTCGAAGAATTGCAGATTCTTGAGGAATCGAAAGTGAAAGCGACAGATGTGACCGGGTACCACTTCTTAGTAGCCATGGCGCATTGTCATCTAACAGGGTTTTACCGCCGACTAAACAAGCATGGCAAGGCGGAGAAAACTATCGGTATAGGGGATCAGAACTCCAACACGCCTTATCTCAAGGCGTTGATGTACTATGAAATGGCCAGCAACTGGACGAAATACATTTCTTCTATTCCAAACGGTCCAGCTCGGGATGAACTTGTCGCTCGTGCTAAAGATTTGATGAAACATTGTATCACTTTGTGCACTGAACTCGATAATGATGCTTCCGTTTACATACGAAAACATCATTTTGGTCTGATAAAACTAGCTTTGATGTCTCTAAATTGTCGAACACGGGTGGCGCGCGAGCAAATCCCAACACAAAGATGTATCGATGATGCCAAGAATTGTCTGAAAACAGTGGAAGAAAGGTATGAGGCAGACATTCGTGAAGCCCCAGGTCAAAGAATACAGCTATTCGTTGCAAAGTCAGACCTGGCTTTCAGACAGAAAAATTATCAAGTTGCACAACAGTACTGCGTGAATGCTTTAGCTGTAGCAGAGGAGAGCGGATTTTTACAGGAAATCAAGGGTATAAAAGACAGACTGGAAGACATCTCGACACTTATGGGAAAAGAGAGAAGGAGAGATCCCTTGGAGATTCACTCATCTGAGGAACGTCATGCAGATTCTTTATCGTCCAGTACATCATCATCGAAAAAGAACTCGCCATGTTCCTCAGGTTGTGAGATGGAGGTTGACTAA